CCGTCCGCGCGATGACGGGAGGCAGGTTCAGCAAGGCGGTGTCCTCAGTCATGGGTGACCTTGTGGCGATGCAGATACCAGCGCGCCGACAGGCTGAGCAGCAGCACGAACAGCGTGATCAGCAGCGCGCCGGCCCAGGCGATGGCGTGCAGCGAAGGGTTGGGATCGTTGGTGTACTGGTAGATCGCCACCGGCAGGCTTTCCATCTTGTCGAGCGGATGGAACGCCATGAAGTTGTTGCCGAAGGCGGTGAACAGCAGCGGCGCGGTTTCGCCGGCGAGGCGCGCCAGCGCCAGCAGCACGCCGGTGACGATGCCCGAAAGCGCCGCGCGCATCAGCACCTGCGTCGTCAACTTCCACTGCGGAATGCCCAGCGACAGCGCGGCTTCGCGCAGCGTGCCGGGCACCAGTTGCAGCATCTCGTCGGTGGTGCGCACGATCACCGGCAGCCCGATCAGCGCCAGCGCGATGCCGCCAGCCAGCCCCGAGAACGAAACCTCGCCGTGCGTCAGGTTCGACATCGGCAGCACCACGATCACGTACACAAACAGGCCCAGCACGATCGACGGCGCGGACAACAGGATGTCGTTGAGAAAACGAATGATCGCGCCCAGCTTTGAGCGGTTCGCGTACTCGGCGAGAAAGGTGCCGGCCAGGACCCCCACCGGCGCACAGATCGCAAGCGCGATCAAGTCCATGACCAGGCTGCCGACAATGGCGTTGGCGAGACCGCCCTGGTCGGCATAGGCGGTGATTTTGGTGAACAGCTTGAGGTCCAGTGCGGCGATGCCGTTCTTCACGGTGATCCACAGGATCCAGACGAGGAACACGAGGCCCATCGCCGCTGCAAGTCCACTGAGCACCATCGCCACCACGTTGATCGCGCGCCGGCGCATGTAGATGTCGACGGCCATCACGCGCCCTCCCGCCGCGCGAGCTGGCGCAGCATCAGGCGCGACACCAGCAGCACCACGAAGGTGACCACGAACAGCAGGAAACCCAGCGCGATCAACGCCGAGCGGTGGGTGCCGACCGCTTCGTTGAATTCGTTGGCGATGGAAGAGGAAATCGATGTGCCCGGCATCAGCAGCGAAGACGTGATGTTGTACGCGTTGCCGAGCACGAAGGTCACCGCCATCGTCTCACCGAGCGCGCGTCCGAGGCCGAGGAAAATGCCGCCGATCACCGCCGAGCGCGTGTACGGCAGCACGATGTCCCACACCACTTCCCAAGTCGTGGAGCCCAGCGCATAGGAAGATTCCTTGAGCCGGTTCGGCACGGTCTGGAACACCTCGCGCATCACCGAGCAGATGAACGGCAGGATCATCACCGCCAGCACGATGCCCGCGGTGAGCAGGCCCAGTCCCAACGGCGGACCTTCAAACAATTTGCCGAGCAACGGAATGCGGCCGAGCGTGGCACTGAGCGCCGGCTCGATGCGCGCCATGAACGGCACGAACACGAACAGGCCCCACATGCCGTAGATGATCGATGGGATGCTGGCCAGCAACTCGATCGCTGTCGCCACTGGACCGCGCAGCCAGGCCGGCGCGATTTCTGTGAGGAACAGCGCGATGCCGAAACTCAACGGCACCGCGAGGACGAGCGCAATCACCGAAGTCACCAGCGTGCCGAAGATCGGCGCCAGCGCACCGTAATCGTCGGCGACCGGATTCCACGCGCTGCTGGTCAGGAAATGCAGGCCCTGCCCGAACAGCACCTCGCGCCCGCCCCACAACGTCGACAGCGCGGCGCCCAGCAGCGCGGCCAGCACCAACAGCGCGCAGGCTTTCAGCAGCCGGCGGAACCACGCGTCGTGGCGCGCATCAGCGCGGCTGCGGCGGTCGGCGTTGCTGATGATGGCTGCGATGTTCGATGACATGTGTTGGTCGCGGTTGCTGCGTCGCGGAGTTGGTGCTGGTCTTCCCCCTTCCGCAGGAAGGGTGGACCGAGGGGGATGGCTCTGGCTTCGGCCGTGGCATCCCCGCGCCTGTGGGCGCGACCCCCTTCCTGCGGAAGGGGGTGTCATTGCAAAGTGGTTACTGCTTGAACTCCGTTTTCCAGTAACCCTCGATCTGCTTCACCAGCGAATCGGGCAGCGGCACGTAATCCAGCGCCGTCGCCGCGGATTTGCCATCCGCATACGCATAACGGAAGAACTCCAGCGCCACCTTTGAATTCGCGGCGTTCTTCGGCTGCCGGTACATGATCACCCACGAGGTCGCGGTGATCGGCCACGCGTCGGCGCCCGGCGCGTTGGTCATCAGCAGGTTGAAGTTCTTCGCGTGCGACCAGTCGGCGGTCGACGCTGCGGCCTGGAAGCTGGCTGTCTTGGGCTCCACCACCTTGCCGGCGGCGTTCTTCATGCGCGCGTAGCCAAGGTGGTTCTGCACGGCGTAGGCGTATTCGACGTAGCCGATCGAATTCGGAATCTGCTTGACGTAGGCCGACACGCCTTCGTTGCCCTTGCCGCCGATGCCGGCCGGCCAGTTCACCGCGGTGCCCTCGCCCACCTTCGACTTCCATTCCCGGCTGACCTTCGACAGGTAGTCGGAAAAGTTGAACGTGGTGCCCGAACCATCCGAGCGATGCACCACGGTGATCTTCGCGCTGGGCAGCGCGATGTCCGGATTCAACGCCGCGATCGCGGGGTCGGACCAACTGGTGATCTGGCCCAAGAAGATCTTCGCCAGCACCGGGCCATCCAGCACCAGCTTGCCGGGCGCGATGCCGGCGATGTTGTACGCCGGCACGATGCCGCCGATCACGTCGGGAAACTGGCCCAGGCCGAACCTGGCGAGCGTCGCTTCGTCCAGCGGCATGTCGCTGGCGCCGAAGTCCACCGTGCCGGCCTTGATCTGCGCGATGCCGCCTCCGGAACCGATCGACTGGTAGTTCACGTGGTTGCCGGTTTTCTCGGCGTACGCCGCCGACCATTTCGAGATCACCGGGTACACGAAGCTGGAACCGGCGCCGGTGATGTCGGTGGCGTGCGCCGCGCCGATGCCGAGCGCGAGCGTGGTGGCGAGGGCAAGCAGGCGAAGCCGATTGCGATACGGGTTGCGGTTCGAGGTCACGCGGATCTCCTGGTGCGTCGTGGTTGATGACGCGCATTCCAGCGTCCGCGTGTTGCGGTTCGATGAGGGAAATGTTGCAGGCAGATGACAACGGCCGGCGAGCGCCCGTGTCACCAAACCGTCACGTCAATGCCAACTCGCCGTAACCATCGCCGCGCATCTTTCGCCGCGTTGCATCCCGATCCCATCCAAGGAGAACCGTGTGCGTATCAAGATGCTCGCGGCGGCAATCGTCGCCGGACTGACCCTCGCCAGCCTCGGCGCGCAGGCGCAAACGGCCGGCGACGATTCCACCGACCTGGCGCAGCTGCGCGCGCAATTGGCGACACTGCAGGCCAAAGTCAACGAACTCGAGCAGAAGCAGCAAGCGCAGGCGCAAGCCCAGGCCCAGGCGCCGGCCGCGCCGGACACGCTTGCCGCATGGGCCGACAACACCAGGGTCGGCGGCACGATGTTCGTCGACTTCACCAACATCGACCAGACCAGCAACGGCAAGAAGACCAGCACGTCCGGCACCGGCCTCGACGTCAAGCGCTTCTATCTCTCGATCGACCACCAGTTCAACGACACCTGGTCGGCCAATCTGACCACCGATTTCAACTACACGAGCGTGACCGGCGAGACCCAGTTGTTCGTGAAGAAGGCCTACGTGCAAGGCGCGTTCTCCAAGCTCGCGACGCTGCGGATCGGTTCGGCCAACACGCCGTGGATTCCCTTCGTCGAAGACTGGTACGGCTACCGCTTCGTCGAGAACACGCTGGTCGACCGGGAGAAACTGGGCAACTCCGCGGACTGGGGCCTGCACCTGCTGGGCGACAACGGCCTGTTCAATTACCAGGTGTCGGCCGTCAACGGCGGCGGCTACAAGAATCCTTCGCGCTCCGATCATGTCGACTTCGAGGGCCGCGTCGGCCTGCAACCGGTAAAAGGCTTGATGTTCGCGGTCGGCGCCTATGACGGCGACCTCGGCAAGGACACCCAGTCCTCGCCTGCGCTGCACAGCGCGCGCCGCTACGACGCGATGGCCGCATGGAACCGCGACGGCCTGCGCCTCGGCGCGGAATGGTTCAAGGCCGACAACTGGAAGAACGTCACCACGCCCGCCACCGACTCGGCATCGGGCTGGTCGTTGTGGGGCAGCTACGACTTCGCACGCGCTTCGCTGTTCGCGCGCTACGACCAGGTCAAGCCCAGCAAGGACCTCGATCCGTCGCTGAAAGACACCTACTGGAACGCGGGCGTCGCCTTTCCCGTCACCAAGGGCGTGAGGGTCGCCGTGGCCTACAAGGACGAACGCCTGCGCGACCAGACCACCACCGACGTCCATACCCGCGAGGTCGGCGCGTGGGGCGAGGTCAAGTTCTGATTCAAACGTTTGGGATGCCCGGCTGGTCTCCAGCGTTGGCGGCGGGCGAAAGCCCGCCGCCTTTTTCTTGGGACGGGCCTGCATCCAAACTATACGGATTCGAGCAACCGCGCCCGATCGAACACGCACGTGAACGTCGAACCCTCGCCGGGCTCGCTCTCGATCCGCAGCTCGGCATCGTGCAGGTTCAGCACGTGCTTGACGATGGACAGCCCGAGCCCGGTGCCGCCGGTCGCGCGCGAACGGCTGGATGACACGCGATAGAAGCGCTCGGTCAATCGCGACAAATGTTCGGCAGGAATGCCATAGCCGGTGTCGGCCACCGAATATTCCGCACCGGCGGCGACGCGCTTCCAGCGGATCGTGATGCTGCCGCCTTCCGGCGTGTAGCGCACCGCGTTGCTGACCAGGTTCGAGAAGGCGCTGTGCAGGTCCTTGGGCGAACCGAGCAGGTCGGCGTGTGCTTCGCCCTCCAGCACGATGCGATGCCGCCCTTGGCTCAGGGCTTCGGCTTCGCGGCGCAGCGACTCCAGCAACGGCGCCATTTCCACGCGCTCAGCGGGCACGTGCTGCTGCATTTCCAGCCGCGACAGTTCCAGCAGGTCCTCGACGATCTGCCGCATGCGTTGCGATTGCGTGCGCATCTCGTTGAGCACGGGCGCCAGTGCCGGCACGTCTTCCGGATCGAGCAGTTCGAGGTATCCGTGGATCACGGTCAGCGGCGTGCGCAGTTCGTGTGAAACGTTGGCGACGAAATCGCGCCGCACCTGTTCCAGCCTGGTGACGCGGCTGATGTCGCGCGCGATCAGCAGTCGGCGCCGGTCGCCATACGGGATCAGCGAAAGTTGCAACCGCACCGCGGGATCGACCGGCGACGC
The genomic region above belongs to Rhodanobacteraceae bacterium and contains:
- a CDS encoding phosphate ABC transporter, permease protein PstA translates to MAVDIYMRRRAINVVAMVLSGLAAAMGLVFLVWILWITVKNGIAALDLKLFTKITAYADQGGLANAIVGSLVMDLIALAICAPVGVLAGTFLAEYANRSKLGAIIRFLNDILLSAPSIVLGLFVYVIVVLPMSNLTHGEVSFSGLAGGIALALIGLPVIVRTTDEMLQLVPGTLREAALSLGIPQWKLTTQVLMRAALSGIVTGVLLALARLAGETAPLLFTAFGNNFMAFHPLDKMESLPVAIYQYTNDPNPSLHAIAWAGALLITLFVLLLSLSARWYLHRHKVTHD
- a CDS encoding phosphate ABC transporter, permease protein PstC, producing the protein MSSNIAAIISNADRRSRADARHDAWFRRLLKACALLVLAALLGAALSTLWGGREVLFGQGLHFLTSSAWNPVADDYGALAPIFGTLVTSVIALVLAVPLSFGIALFLTEIAPAWLRGPVATAIELLASIPSIIYGMWGLFVFVPFMARIEPALSATLGRIPLLGKLFEGPPLGLGLLTAGIVLAVMILPFICSVMREVFQTVPNRLKESSYALGSTTWEVVWDIVLPYTRSAVIGGIFLGLGRALGETMAVTFVLGNAYNITSSLLMPGTSISSSIANEFNEAVGTHRSALIALGFLLFVVTFVVLLVSRLMLRQLARREGA
- a CDS encoding phosphate ABC transporter, substrate-binding protein PstS translates to MTSNRNPYRNRLRLLALATTLALGIGAAHATDITGAGSSFVYPVISKWSAAYAEKTGNHVNYQSIGSGGGIAQIKAGTVDFGASDMPLDEATLARFGLGQFPDVIGGIVPAYNIAGIAPGKLVLDGPVLAKIFLGQITSWSDPAIAALNPDIALPSAKITVVHRSDGSGTTFNFSDYLSKVSREWKSKVGEGTAVNWPAGIGGKGNEGVSAYVKQIPNSIGYVEYAYAVQNHLGYARMKNAAGKVVEPKTASFQAAASTADWSHAKNFNLLMTNAPGADAWPITATSWVIMYRQPKNAANSKVALEFFRYAYADGKSAATALDYVPLPDSLVKQIEGYWKTEFKQ
- a CDS encoding Phosphate regulon sensor protein PhoR (SphS), which translates into the protein MNVDRARARRLATQLRDLRTVACALSDALVLLDPAGRVQWCNPAAAQLLGIAWPRDRGLAVAERFGDGEAGAWLRQAQGDADDIASPVDPAVRLQLSLIPYGDRRRLLIARDISRVTRLEQVRRDFVANVSHELRTPLTVIHGYLELLDPEDVPALAPVLNEMRTQSQRMRQIVEDLLELSRLEMQQHVPAERVEMAPLLESLRREAEALSQGRHRIVLEGEAHADLLGSPKDLHSAFSNLVSNAVRYTPEGGSITIRWKRVAAGAEYSVADTGYGIPAEHLSRLTERFYRVSSSRSRATGGTGLGLSIVKHVLNLHDAELRIESEPGEGSTFTCVFDRARLLESV